A genomic region of Palaemon carinicauda isolate YSFRI2023 chromosome 11, ASM3689809v2, whole genome shotgun sequence contains the following coding sequences:
- the LOC137649724 gene encoding uncharacterized protein has protein sequence MVRFKKRLACQHQPPLKSYLQAKWVLIPVKYVNKDTNIAIVSVGRSSFPMVASALPFIDQMGRGAAQIRTLHSSASLNIHYFLLRNITRNISGIPRRLNNTIQAKIFNIDNYVFVFTICNCSL, from the exons ATGGTTAGGTTCAAGAAAAG ATTGGCTTGCCAACACCagccccccttgaagtcctacctccaagcaaagtgggttCTCATCCCAG TTAAGTATGTAAATAAAGACACCAACATAGCTATCGTATCTGTTGGGCGGAGTTCATTCCCTATGGTTGCTTCAGCGTTACCTTTCATAGACCAAATGGGGAGAGGAGCTGCCCAGATTAGGACCTTGCATTCTTCTGCTTCTTTAaacattcattactttttattaag AAACATCACGAGAAACATCTCCGGGATTCCAAGGAGGCTAAATAACACAATTCAAGCTAAAATATTCAATATAGATAATTATGTTTTCGTTTTCACTATTTGTAATTGTAGTCTTTAA